The following are encoded together in the Myxococcales bacterium genome:
- the ruvB gene encoding Holliday junction branch migration DNA helicase RuvB, with protein sequence MAARKKPADEAPIPAAERVLAPVAGGDDERFDRLFRPESLDEFIGQDKHKKNLQVYVEAAKRRAEPLDHILLCGPPGLGKTTLAYILAKEMGVEVCVTSGPAVEHKGVLTGLLTRLQRGDVLFIDEIHRLSAPVEEALYPAIEDFRIDVMMGDGAYAESIPLDLKPFTLVGATTRTGLLTKPLQERFGVTLRLDFYPPEDLERIISRSARLLGVPCKAAGARELARRSRGTPRVANRLLRRARDFAEIEGNGEIDDAIVELTCDRLEVDGGGLDEMDRRLLGILIEHYDGGPVGVETIAAAMAEPRDTIEDVYEPYLLQQGFLGRTPRGRVATKKAYAHLGIELDGRGGQGKLF encoded by the coding sequence ATGGCCGCCCGCAAAAAGCCAGCCGATGAAGCCCCGATACCCGCCGCCGAGCGCGTGCTCGCTCCCGTCGCCGGCGGCGACGACGAACGCTTCGATCGCCTGTTCCGCCCCGAGTCGCTCGACGAGTTCATCGGCCAAGACAAACACAAAAAGAACCTGCAGGTGTACGTCGAGGCGGCCAAACGTCGCGCAGAGCCGCTGGACCACATCCTCTTGTGCGGTCCACCGGGCCTTGGCAAGACCACCCTCGCTTACATCCTGGCCAAGGAGATGGGCGTCGAGGTCTGCGTCACCAGCGGACCCGCGGTCGAGCACAAGGGAGTGCTCACCGGACTGCTCACGCGCCTTCAGCGTGGCGACGTGCTCTTCATCGACGAGATCCATCGGCTCAGCGCGCCGGTCGAAGAGGCGCTCTACCCCGCGATCGAGGACTTTCGCATCGACGTCATGATGGGGGACGGCGCCTACGCCGAGAGCATTCCCCTGGATCTAAAGCCGTTCACGCTGGTCGGAGCAACCACGCGCACCGGGCTCCTGACCAAGCCGCTCCAGGAGCGTTTCGGCGTGACCCTGCGGCTGGATTTTTATCCACCGGAAGATCTCGAACGCATCATCTCGCGCAGCGCCCGGCTGCTCGGCGTGCCGTGCAAAGCCGCCGGCGCGCGGGAGCTGGCGCGCCGCTCCCGCGGCACCCCTCGCGTCGCCAACCGGTTGCTCCGCCGCGCCCGCGACTTTGCAGAGATCGAGGGCAACGGCGAGATCGACGACGCGATCGTCGAGCTGACCTGTGACCGCCTCGAGGTCGATGGCGGAGGCCTGGACGAAATGGATCGACGGCTGCTCGGGATCTTGATCGAGCACTACGACGGCGGCCCGGTAGGAGTCGAGACGATCGCCGCGGCAATGGCCGAGCCCCGCGACACCATCGAAGACGTGTACGAACCCTACCTATTGCAACAGGGTTTCTTGGGCCGCACGCCGCGCGGTCGCGTGGCGACCAAGAAGGCCTACGCCCACCTGGGTATCGAGCTCGACGGGCGCGGCGGTCAGGGCAAGCTGTTCTGA
- a CDS encoding CAP domain-containing protein, translating to MRRVLLAVSSLAALGCSNLLGYDDVEFGATGGSAAGGAGGSQSGGAGGAAGAAGVTSGGSAGQAPGGGGVAGSTSGGGTTSGGGTTSGGGTTSGGGTTSGGGTTSGGGGTTSGGGGTTSGGGTTGSGGATSVCARWKADRADMSEGTWSGSTASCTAGDVTAAGRANALKIVNLYRFLAGLPEVTNNPATDAQAQECALMMQANGQLSHTPPASWKCYSATGAGSAGKSNIATTPGVKAVDLYMADPGNPTTIGHRRWILSNSLGPIGLGTASGYSCMQVIGGSGKAAKPYMPFPPAGEVPVQMFTASFQNLDSTGWTIQSDSIVLSGAQVTVTDAGANKPVTVTQLLGGYGSKYALRFNPQGWTSQAGHTYTVSVSGVSQPINYDVKVVSCN from the coding sequence ATGCGTCGAGTTTTGTTGGCGGTGTCGAGCCTGGCAGCGCTGGGTTGCAGCAACCTACTTGGCTACGACGACGTGGAGTTCGGCGCGACGGGCGGGAGCGCGGCAGGCGGTGCCGGTGGCAGCCAGAGCGGTGGCGCCGGCGGAGCCGCGGGCGCGGCGGGCGTGACCAGCGGTGGCAGCGCCGGACAGGCCCCAGGCGGTGGGGGCGTCGCAGGCAGCACCAGCGGCGGTGGCACGACCAGCGGCGGCGGCACGACCAGCGGAGGCGGCACGACCAGCGGCGGCGGCACGACCAGCGGCGGCGGCACGACCAGCGGCGGCGGCGGCACGACCAGCGGCGGCGGCGGCACGACCAGCGGCGGCGGCACCACGGGCAGCGGAGGTGCAACGAGTGTGTGCGCCCGCTGGAAGGCCGACCGCGCCGACATGAGCGAGGGCACGTGGAGCGGCAGCACGGCGAGCTGCACCGCGGGCGACGTCACCGCTGCGGGTCGGGCCAACGCCCTGAAGATCGTGAACCTCTACCGGTTCCTGGCCGGGTTGCCGGAGGTCACCAACAACCCGGCGACGGATGCCCAGGCCCAGGAGTGCGCGCTGATGATGCAGGCCAACGGGCAGCTCAGCCACACACCACCCGCGAGCTGGAAGTGTTACTCGGCGACGGGCGCCGGCTCCGCGGGCAAGAGCAACATCGCAACGACGCCCGGCGTGAAGGCGGTCGATCTGTACATGGCCGATCCCGGCAACCCGACGACCATCGGTCACCGGCGCTGGATCCTGTCGAACTCGTTGGGGCCAATTGGCCTCGGTACCGCCAGCGGATATTCGTGCATGCAGGTCATCGGCGGCAGTGGCAAGGCCGCCAAACCCTACATGCCGTTCCCGCCTGCGGGTGAGGTGCCCGTGCAGATGTTCACCGCCTCATTCCAGAACCTCGACTCGACGGGCTGGACCATCCAGAGCGACAGCATCGTGCTCTCCGGCGCCCAGGTCACCGTGACCGACGCGGGCGCCAACAAACCCGTGACGGTCACCCAGTTGCTCGGGGGTTACGGCAGCAAATATGCGCTGCGCTTCAACCCGCAGGGCTGGACCTCGCAAGCCGGGCACACCTACACGGTCTCGGTCAGCGGAGTCAGCCAGCCCATCAACTACGACGTGAAAGTCGTCAGCTGTAACTGA
- a CDS encoding HAMP domain-containing histidine kinase, translated as MRPRPHELLVRVLGWQLAFAIGTAVLVAPLVPRLLLLAGDVQAAITRVLLYAVGTGGVVALVHNAVVLNRHRDLLEQLRAGSRDVASTDVAALADDGGRMVTGWLAPPLAGLALTGTLFRPSLIDLTTGVSAALLGTVFVAAASLPLSVLTRGAFARTLERAPPDAVRSVVDREEKLGSLKRHIPRRLLFAVALPVAFISIGAGLVTNAVVRRADERERESAARLLSRAALDATPGTLEAAGVEEAILVAERAGYIVTLNRWVAPAHTSHEPGGAIEVSTPIEQGTAHVRFGASILGVFSPVSMVVALLAIALAAVFGLALGRMLHDDIAIATRGVRLLGTDTVIGGNTRVMRPVRFRLVEELGLAIERLADRYRVFARAQERAIAARERAARMRGLFFASVSHDLKSPLNAILGFTDLVRDSEELSSGQIESLDLVARRGRELLALIETILDASRVEAGQLTLVREPVRVADLFDEALAKGRDLGGDGQVEVVAEIVEGVPELNVDRLRLTRALATIIGHALRSSEKSHVRMRAAPSRAGGARVDVEIPSTRLGARELASMLDPNPNPGEREHRGLALGLSLARSVIELHGGTVTVTDRGQKGSVFTVRIPLGPAA; from the coding sequence GTGAGACCTCGTCCCCACGAGCTGCTGGTGCGAGTGCTCGGCTGGCAGCTGGCGTTTGCGATCGGAACGGCCGTGCTCGTCGCGCCGCTCGTTCCCCGACTCTTGCTGCTGGCGGGCGACGTACAGGCCGCCATCACGCGTGTCCTTCTGTATGCGGTCGGAACGGGTGGCGTCGTGGCGCTCGTTCACAACGCGGTGGTGCTCAACCGCCACCGTGACCTGCTCGAGCAGCTCCGGGCGGGTTCTCGCGACGTCGCTTCGACGGACGTGGCCGCGCTCGCCGACGACGGCGGTCGCATGGTCACGGGGTGGCTCGCGCCGCCGCTCGCTGGGCTGGCCCTGACCGGCACACTCTTCCGGCCCTCGTTGATCGACCTGACGACCGGAGTCAGCGCCGCGCTGCTCGGGACGGTATTCGTCGCGGCGGCCAGCCTCCCGCTCAGTGTGCTGACCCGAGGTGCGTTCGCCCGCACACTCGAGCGCGCGCCACCGGACGCCGTGCGCTCGGTGGTGGACCGTGAGGAGAAGCTGGGCTCCTTGAAGCGGCACATTCCGCGCCGCCTGCTGTTCGCGGTCGCGCTCCCGGTCGCCTTCATCTCCATCGGCGCAGGGCTCGTCACCAACGCCGTGGTGCGGCGCGCCGACGAGCGTGAGCGCGAGTCCGCCGCCCGACTCCTGTCGCGCGCAGCGCTCGACGCAACACCGGGAACGCTGGAGGCCGCTGGTGTAGAGGAGGCCATCCTCGTCGCCGAGCGCGCAGGTTACATCGTGACGCTCAATCGCTGGGTCGCGCCGGCGCACACGAGCCACGAACCCGGCGGGGCGATCGAGGTCTCGACCCCCATCGAACAGGGCACGGCGCACGTCCGGTTTGGAGCCTCGATCTTGGGGGTGTTCAGCCCCGTCAGCATGGTGGTGGCGCTGCTCGCCATCGCTTTGGCCGCCGTCTTCGGCCTGGCGCTCGGACGCATGTTGCACGACGACATCGCCATCGCGACGCGCGGCGTGCGCCTGCTCGGCACCGACACCGTGATCGGCGGCAACACCCGGGTGATGCGTCCCGTACGCTTCCGGCTGGTCGAAGAGCTGGGCCTCGCCATCGAACGTCTAGCCGACCGTTATCGGGTCTTCGCCCGGGCGCAGGAGCGCGCGATCGCCGCGCGCGAGAGAGCCGCACGCATGCGCGGCCTGTTCTTCGCCAGCGTGAGCCACGATCTGAAGAGTCCGCTGAATGCAATCTTGGGGTTCACCGATCTGGTACGCGATTCGGAGGAGCTCAGCTCCGGCCAGATCGAGAGTCTCGATCTGGTCGCCCGACGCGGGCGGGAGCTGCTCGCGCTGATCGAGACGATCCTCGATGCCTCCCGCGTCGAGGCGGGACAGCTCACCCTCGTGCGCGAGCCCGTGCGTGTCGCCGATTTGTTCGACGAGGCGCTGGCCAAGGGGCGCGACCTCGGCGGCGACGGGCAGGTGGAGGTCGTCGCGGAGATCGTCGAGGGTGTGCCGGAGCTCAACGTCGACCGGCTGCGACTGACACGAGCCCTCGCCACCATCATCGGCCACGCGCTGCGCTCGAGCGAGAAGTCCCACGTGCGCATGCGCGCCGCGCCATCGCGGGCCGGGGGCGCACGGGTCGACGTCGAGATCCCGAGCACCCGCCTCGGGGCGCGGGAGCTGGCGAGCATGCTCGACCCGAACCCGAACCCGGGCGAGCGGGAGCACCGCGGGCTGGCCCTCGGGCTATCGCTGGCCCGCTCGGTCATCGAGCTGCACGGCGGCACCGTCACGGTCACCGATCGCGGCCAAAAAGGCAGTGTGTTCACCGTGCGGATCCCGCTCGGCCCCGCGGCTTGA
- a CDS encoding amidase has translation MTDLDQMDATGLAELVRTKKATPLELVEHAILRIEKLNPSINAVVTPMFDEARRAAKGPIPDAPFAGVPFLVKDILASVEGVRFTSGSRLLSDFIAPEDSVLVERLRKAGFIFVGKTNVPEFGFLPTTESILFGACKNPWDLTRSTGGSSGGSAAAVAARMVPAAHANDGGGSTRIPAACCGLFGLKPTRGRTTLAPALGDVMGGLVAEHAVTRSVRDSAAILDATHGPSIGDPYFAVPPVRPYAEEVRTAPGRLRIGISGQSISNVPVHDDCLAALEATKQLLIELGHDVVDREIFLPADMFLEAFSVLWTAGAAATLAGLSLMTGRIVTPENVEPMSLALAEAGKQRGAHEYLVSIAILQRLSREWAKQRADLDVLVTPTLAQPPLPLGSFDQPDNPLAGLFLAAEYAPFTPIQNMTGEPAASLPLHVNADGLPIGVQLVGRYGDEATLFRLSAQLEEARPWASRIPAIAR, from the coding sequence ATGACGGATCTCGACCAGATGGACGCCACCGGCCTCGCAGAGCTGGTGCGAACCAAAAAAGCGACACCCCTGGAGCTGGTCGAACACGCCATCCTTCGCATCGAAAAGCTGAACCCGAGCATCAACGCCGTGGTCACGCCCATGTTCGACGAGGCACGCCGCGCCGCAAAGGGGCCAATCCCCGATGCCCCCTTCGCGGGTGTCCCGTTCTTGGTGAAGGACATCTTGGCGTCGGTCGAAGGGGTGCGTTTCACCTCCGGCTCGCGGCTGCTCTCGGACTTCATCGCTCCCGAGGACAGCGTGCTGGTCGAGCGCCTGCGCAAAGCCGGCTTCATCTTCGTCGGCAAGACCAACGTGCCCGAATTCGGTTTCCTCCCCACCACGGAGTCGATCCTGTTCGGGGCCTGCAAGAACCCTTGGGATCTCACGCGCTCGACCGGCGGTTCGAGCGGCGGTTCGGCCGCAGCGGTCGCCGCGCGCATGGTGCCCGCGGCGCATGCCAACGACGGCGGCGGCTCGACCCGCATCCCCGCCGCGTGCTGCGGCCTGTTTGGTCTCAAACCCACGCGCGGACGCACCACCCTCGCCCCCGCCTTGGGCGATGTGATGGGAGGACTCGTGGCCGAGCACGCGGTGACCCGCTCGGTGCGCGACAGTGCCGCCATTCTCGACGCGACTCACGGCCCGTCCATTGGTGACCCGTACTTTGCGGTGCCTCCCGTCCGCCCTTACGCGGAAGAGGTCCGGACCGCGCCAGGCCGATTGCGCATCGGAATTTCAGGCCAGTCCATCAGCAACGTGCCGGTGCACGACGATTGTCTCGCCGCGCTCGAAGCCACCAAACAACTTTTGATCGAGCTCGGTCACGACGTCGTCGACCGCGAGATCTTCCTGCCAGCGGACATGTTCCTGGAGGCGTTCAGCGTGCTGTGGACGGCGGGTGCTGCTGCCACACTCGCCGGGCTCTCGTTGATGACCGGACGCATCGTCACGCCGGAGAACGTCGAGCCGATGAGCCTTGCACTGGCGGAAGCAGGGAAACAACGCGGCGCCCACGAGTACCTGGTTTCGATCGCCATCCTTCAGCGCCTCAGCCGCGAGTGGGCGAAACAGCGGGCGGATCTGGACGTCCTGGTCACCCCGACGCTGGCGCAGCCACCGCTGCCGCTCGGCAGCTTCGATCAACCGGACAACCCCCTGGCGGGACTGTTCTTGGCCGCAGAGTACGCGCCGTTCACACCAATACAAAACATGACGGGGGAGCCGGCGGCGAGCCTGCCCCTGCACGTCAACGCCGACGGGTTGCCGATCGGCGTGCAGCTCGTCGGCCGCTACGGAGACGAGGCCACGCTGTTCCGTCTGTCGGCCCAGCTCGAGGAGGCGCGCCCCTGGGCTTCGCGCATTCCAGCCATCGCGCGCTGA
- a CDS encoding L,D-transpeptidase: protein MARAVPFLFVLALAAHALADVPSAEQASAKPEARIWSRGQTTWIYAEPKRTKNALGYVRLGQSVAKRADEPVKGPGCAGVYQPVEPYGWVCMDRTASDSGSSRWLRAMAAAAPRTTLMPFEFALSNGAPMYRRLPTAKEVEKERPAFGEAGKFKPQAWGNRGHEKLAEVRTVADTGPVPWFLGDGGSAGEAHPLEVMRRQIPHGSMLAYSAAFTHEGRSYLLSSDGTVVPADRVRPFRVSEFRGVALGKDNRLPLAFFRARPRPKLRRVETGFEPTGASFAARSHVELDPGVDAAEANGKRFLATRERVGQQIVWVAEDDATVIREREQLPIGVAAGSKWILHSITQGTLIAFEDKRAVYATLASPGAGGVPIKGKDPVKMSTTPLGVYRITFKHRATTMSPEYGENRKFWIADVPYTQYFNAPFALHTAYWHEDFGEPMSAGCVNVSPRDGKWLFDWTSPTVPTGWGGAGPGGRHGAGTYVVIAR, encoded by the coding sequence ATGGCCCGCGCTGTTCCCTTCCTGTTCGTGCTCGCGTTGGCAGCACACGCGCTCGCGGACGTACCGAGCGCCGAACAGGCATCGGCCAAGCCCGAGGCGCGCATCTGGAGCCGAGGGCAGACCACGTGGATCTATGCCGAGCCCAAACGCACGAAGAACGCCCTTGGCTACGTGCGCCTGGGTCAGTCGGTAGCCAAGCGAGCCGACGAGCCGGTGAAAGGGCCGGGCTGCGCTGGTGTCTACCAGCCCGTCGAACCCTACGGTTGGGTGTGCATGGATCGCACGGCGAGCGACAGCGGGAGCTCACGCTGGTTGCGAGCCATGGCCGCAGCAGCGCCGCGGACCACCTTGATGCCGTTCGAGTTTGCGCTGTCGAATGGCGCGCCGATGTACCGCCGGCTGCCCACGGCGAAGGAAGTCGAGAAAGAACGCCCGGCCTTTGGCGAGGCGGGCAAGTTCAAACCGCAGGCCTGGGGCAATCGCGGACACGAGAAGCTGGCCGAGGTGCGCACGGTGGCCGATACCGGGCCCGTGCCCTGGTTCCTGGGCGACGGCGGCAGCGCCGGCGAAGCGCACCCGCTCGAGGTGATGCGTCGGCAGATCCCCCACGGCTCGATGCTCGCGTACAGCGCAGCCTTCACCCACGAAGGTCGGAGTTATCTGCTCAGCTCCGACGGAACCGTCGTCCCGGCCGATCGAGTGCGCCCGTTCCGGGTGAGCGAGTTCCGAGGTGTGGCTCTGGGCAAGGACAACCGCCTTCCGCTGGCGTTCTTCCGCGCTCGACCTCGACCCAAGTTGCGGCGCGTCGAGACGGGTTTCGAGCCCACGGGAGCGAGCTTTGCGGCCCGCAGCCACGTCGAGCTCGATCCAGGTGTCGACGCGGCGGAAGCGAATGGAAAGCGTTTTCTCGCCACGCGCGAACGCGTCGGGCAGCAGATCGTGTGGGTCGCCGAGGACGACGCGACGGTGATCCGTGAGCGGGAGCAGCTGCCGATCGGAGTGGCTGCGGGGTCGAAGTGGATCCTGCACAGCATCACCCAGGGAACCCTGATCGCGTTCGAGGACAAACGCGCGGTGTACGCCACCTTGGCGTCGCCCGGTGCCGGCGGCGTGCCGATCAAGGGCAAGGATCCGGTGAAGATGAGCACGACGCCACTCGGCGTGTACCGCATCACCTTCAAACATCGGGCGACGACCATGAGCCCGGAGTACGGCGAGAACCGCAAATTCTGGATCGCCGACGTACCGTACACCCAGTACTTCAACGCTCCGTTCGCGCTGCACACGGCGTACTGGCACGAGGACTTCGGCGAGCCGATGAGCGCCGGCTGCGTGAACGTGTCACCCAGGGACGGCAAGTGGCTGTTCGACTGGACCTCCCCCACGGTCCCGACCGGTTGGGGTGGGGCGGGACCCGGAGGACGCCACGGCGCGGGGACCTACGTCGTGATCGCGCGCTGA
- a CDS encoding HAMP domain-containing histidine kinase, with amino-acid sequence MLLAEVDGPLSADARENLEVVRGSGQHLRELIDDILELSALESGELELSCQEVEVLPIAEDAVREARINAQDKPLEVRLEGASVSAFGDARRIRQILANVVGNAVKFTSEGCVTVDVAAESDRWVRIRVSDTGPGIAPEDQAGIFDEYRQAGDLAARRAGSGLGLAITRRLVQMHHGTIDLESELGQGSVFRIWLPRRAPDPVPGEDEA; translated from the coding sequence GTGCTTCTGGCCGAAGTGGACGGCCCCCTCAGCGCCGACGCGCGCGAGAACCTGGAGGTCGTGCGCGGGAGCGGCCAGCACCTGCGTGAGCTGATCGACGACATCCTCGAGCTATCGGCCCTGGAGAGCGGTGAGCTCGAGCTGTCGTGCCAGGAGGTCGAGGTCCTGCCGATCGCCGAGGACGCGGTGCGAGAAGCGCGCATCAATGCCCAGGACAAACCGCTGGAGGTACGGCTCGAGGGAGCGAGTGTATCTGCCTTCGGGGATGCCCGGCGCATCCGACAGATCTTGGCCAACGTCGTGGGCAACGCGGTCAAGTTCACCAGTGAAGGCTGCGTCACGGTCGATGTCGCAGCGGAGTCCGATCGCTGGGTGCGGATCCGTGTCAGCGACACCGGCCCGGGCATCGCCCCGGAAGACCAGGCCGGGATCTTCGATGAATATCGGCAAGCGGGGGACCTCGCGGCGCGGCGCGCGGGTTCGGGCCTGGGTCTGGCGATCACCAGGCGCCTGGTCCAAATGCACCACGGCACGATCGACCTCGAGAGTGAGCTGGGGCAGGGCAGCGTCTTTCGCATCTGGCTGCCCCGGCGAGCGCCGGACCCGGTGCCCGGGGAGGACGAAGCGTGA
- a CDS encoding GNAT family N-acetyltransferase — protein MLSIPARAALRRAPVETPRLLLCPIDASDGQDLWQAVDGSRWHLERWLPWVPFNNTTEASQRYADACAADWDAGRAVRFAIRDRASRELLGVAGLDSCIHLHRSCELGYWLRRDATGRGLMTEAARATIDFAFARMGVHRMRCAAATDNHASLRVISRLGFRFEGIARQAEFVGSRWLDHAVFARLATDP, from the coding sequence CTGCTGTCGATCCCCGCGCGCGCAGCGCTGCGGCGTGCTCCCGTGGAGACCCCGCGCCTCTTGCTCTGTCCCATCGACGCGAGCGACGGACAGGACTTGTGGCAGGCCGTCGATGGCTCACGCTGGCACCTGGAGCGCTGGCTACCGTGGGTTCCGTTCAACAACACGACCGAGGCCAGCCAACGCTACGCTGACGCTTGCGCGGCGGATTGGGACGCGGGCCGGGCCGTGCGTTTTGCCATTCGTGACCGTGCCAGCCGGGAGCTGCTCGGGGTCGCGGGGCTGGACTCGTGCATTCACCTGCACCGCTCGTGTGAGCTGGGCTACTGGCTACGTCGGGACGCAACGGGGCGCGGGCTGATGACCGAGGCTGCACGCGCCACCATCGATTTCGCGTTCGCGCGCATGGGCGTTCATCGCATGCGCTGCGCAGCCGCCACCGACAACCATGCGAGTCTGCGCGTCATCTCCCGCCTCGGCTTTCGCTTCGAGGGGATCGCGCGGCAGGCGGAGTTCGTCGGGTCGCGTTGGTTAGACCACGCCGTGTTCGCGCGGCTGGCGACGGACCCGTGA